The genomic segment ATCTCATGTTAAAAATTGACCCAGTTAATATTTATTACATCGACCAGGGGAAAGCAGTTAATGGAGCAAGTCAGTACTGACAGAGTTGTGCTGCAATTTGAAAATTTGTCACTTGGCCACATGAATGATTTACCTATGGAAGCCTGAAAGTATTTTCCAGTAGTGACACTGCCTGGGATGATCACTGTGCCCAACAAGCTCTTCTTGCTAAGGGTACCTGTACTGGACTGCACAGCAGTGGCGTCTGCAGGGCTTGTTAGCATCTACCCAGGAGGGTTCGTTTTGTGCAGCACCGTTTAAGGCAGCGGTCGCAGGCTGGCCTCGCCCAGAGCCGAGATTCACATCAGCGCTGGGAGCACCCCCTGACGTGAGTGTCACCACCCCTCCGTTCAGCTGAGCGGGTGCGTTCCAAACACTCCCTGCGTAGCACTGGTAGCCCCAGAGTCCCAGCACAAAGACGGCTGCTGGCCCATGGGGCCAGGAGCAGCACGTCACCCTGAGGAGGAGCGACCATGCCTCTGTCGTGGGCTCTCATCTGGCTGCAACTTCCCCGAGACTGGCATTTAATTAAATCCTAAACCCCAGAGCTGATCCTGGCTCATTCAGGCGGCAGAGTGACCAGGAGCTGGCACGGCAGAGGGCCCGGCCTTGTGGGGGGCTGGCTGGTGTCCCCCGGGGCGCGGGTCCCACTCAGTCGGACAGGCTCTCTGAGAAGGCCGACTTGGACTTCTGTGTCTGCTCCAGCCGGTTGAGGATGAACTGGCTGGTGTCGATGAAGCGCTCCACGCAGTTCACGAAGCACGTCTCGGCCCGGCTGTCCAGCTTCGGACCCGGCTTGTCCATGCACTTCTCCTGCACACAGCAGGGGACCTGTTGGTCCCGGGGGCACTGTggccccacccccccccgcacACCAGGGCCGTGCCTTCTGGGCTTCTCCAGCCCTCGGGCACACCGACGTCATCCCCCCTCGGGAACATCATCCCTTTGGGCGCATCTAGCCCCCCCGCTCGGGGCTCCTCCCGGCCCGTCTCCGCAGGCCCCCCTTCCTCGAGAGCCCCCCCCACTCGGGCTCACCGGGGCTGGGACTGCTCCCACGGCGGCTCCATTTTgtccccatctccctcctccccctgggGGCAAGGCTCAGCGCGGCGTCCCAGCCCGCCCGACCTCCCgtccctcccgccgccgcggtCACCGGAGCCggcggccccgcccgccgctcGCGGGCCGCCCATACCCAGCAGAGCTCGGTCATCTGGTGCACCAGCTGCTGGAAGCGCTGCTTCTGCGTCTCCACCTCGATGAAGCGCTGGAGCTGGGGGTCGGCGCCGCCCAGCCCGGCAGCGGACGGCGCGTCCATCCCGCTACCGATGCTACCGGTACCACCGGTATTACCGGTACCGCCACGCCGCGACCTTCACGTgccgcgccgcggccgccccgcgcaTGCGCCGCGGCCGCCCCTTCCGCGCGCACTGCGCATGCTCGCCCACCCGCCGCGCGCCCCCTGccggcggggcggagcgggtGCGCGGCCGTGCCGATTCGCGGCGGCAGCCAAGGAGGCGTCGGCGTTGGGAACCGTTTATTGTGCACAGGCCCGGCCCGCCGCTGCCTGCGGACCCCGGCGGGACTGGCCGGCACCGGGGCTGGCCGGGACTGCGGCCGTCAGGGGCCCCGCCTCTGTCCTTGGCTGTGAGGGGCCCTGCCGGTGACAGGGCTGCGGTGGCGGCCGTGAGGGCCTCTCAGGCCCCTGCTTGCCCGGGGGGTGGCCAGTGCCGTGTCCGTGACAGCGGTGCTGAGGTACCATCCAGTGCGCAGGTCCGTCCCGGCGGGTGGTGGGGCCGCACCAGCCCAGTAGTACCAGCCACCAGCGCCAGGCAGGGGTCAGCAGGCCGGGCCGGCCCAGCCTGCGGTCAGGGCTCCTCGTCCGTGATGTCCAGGATGCTGCCCAGCAGCGTGGTGAAGGTGGGACGCTCCTCAGCCTTCTGCCGTGCAAGAGGGGGAGCCCTGCTGGAGCCTGCCGGCCACCCCACTGCTCCCCACACCACGGGGGAGCCGCAGAGCTGTGTCATCCCCCCCCAGGCCAGCTGGAGGTGATCACCGAGGGTGAGAGCAACTTACCTCATGCCAGCAGCTGTACATGATGGCGTAGACTCGCTCCGAGGCCTGCTGCGGCCGGTAGAGGCGCAGGCCTTGGATGACGTGTTCCGTTGTCTCGCTGTTATTAAACCTCTCATAAGGCATCTTTCCCAGAGAGTAAACCTCCCACATCAGAACGCCTGTTACAGGAAATGGCAGGGACAGTTCATGGCACAGGAGCACCTGTGCCTGAAGCTCGTTTGCAGAGGAGTTTGCTGTTGCTGGGGCACCCTCTCTTCCCGACCTCTGAGTCATTAATGCCATGCTCTTACCAAAAGCCCAGACATCAGACTTGCTGCTGAACTTGCTGTAGAGAAGCACTTCAGGGGGAGACCACCGCACTGGAAACTTTGACCCCATGGAGCTTGTATACTCGTCATCTAGAACGTACCTGCAGCAGATAAATGGATCAGGGTGCCTGTCTTGGATTTCACATTTCACTCCTCCATGCAACCAACCAAGCCCAAAAGGAATTGACAACTCTCAGAGTGACCAGAGGTTGCACTCCGCGTGGGTTTCAACAGGTAGAAATGTCCCTTTGCAAACAAGTATATGTTAGTCAAGATTGGGGAAGGAATAGGGTGACACAGAAGCGTAGCAAAAAGGGGATGTGGAGAGaaagctgcagccaggagaCTAGAggtgggggaaagaagaagcaaagagagggggaaaagggaCGGGGGAAGTAAGAAAGCCATGGTGGAAAGTGGAGAGGCAGAAGGTTGAGCCAGATAGGTGAAGTGGAAGGACAGGAGAAGACggaggaaaagcagagctggaggatgGCGGGGAGAAAGACTAAAGTGTAGAAGAGACtgaaggaggagatgggggaCTGAGACAGGAAGATGACACAGACGTATCTACCAGACCTGGAAAGGCCAAAATCCGATACTTTCACAATTCCTTGGTCGTTTACCAAACAGTTGCGAGCAGCCTGTCGATGGAGAGATGGAGGCAGTCACTacctgctcctgcctctcccatCCCCCTGTACCATCTGGAACTTCATCTCGCCCCCACCCACTTAACATTTTGCCTCACTTTGTCCTGCAGGTTCACCTGGATTGGGACAAGTTACAAAGCCCTCAGCAAAGATAGCAAGAGAGGCCTCCAGGCATCCTGTTTATCTACGGAGGCGTGACTTCCCTGGCGGGATTTTGCCTGAACAAAGCAGCGCCAGGAGGAGATCAGGTACGGCACGTAGCAGGACTGCAAGGTGGCAATGCCAGCCCAAGGCCTGACAAACTGCAGGCTCAGCTTTTCATGGGGGTCAAGAGGTCCCTTTTCATGTCTGAGCCAGCGATGCTGCCTTGTGCTGCCTAACGCAAACCCTGCCCTAGccacaaatgcatttctgtcCCCTGGAAAACTACCTAGTCCTGCCCTTTCTGCAATCTCTGCTAACTCGCTGCAGAGCAGTGACTTCAGAGCATCCTGCCCATGCTCGGGTGGGCAGGGAAGCTTGTTCTGCAGAGAAGGCTGTTCTGCAGagaaggctgcagagctgcctctccTCATGTTGATGAACTAGCTGGACCCTGTCTAGGACATGCTGTGGCTGTCACAGAGCTGGAGATGTGTCCTTCAGCCACAGCCCTACCAGGTCTCGGTGCAGGAACTGCTTGGATTCCAGGTACTCCATAGCTTCACAGACGTCCTTGCACAtctccagcagctcagcaggctGGAACCGCCGCCGAGTTTCCCTCAGGAAGTTCAGGAGGCAGCCGTTGGCCATGTACTCGGTGATGATGAAGATGGGACGCTGCTTGGTGCAGACCCCGTAGAGCTGCACCAGCTTCTCATGAGACAGGTTCCTGTGTTGAGGACAAGGAGGGCAATTCTGAGCATCAAGCAGCAAAAGAAGCATCTGTGGATAAAGAGAGTTTGGGAAGGGAAGGTGCTCCTGGCCCAGACAAAGGTGGAAAAGCTCACTGGGGAATCAACACAAAGGCAGTAGGTTCTCAGATGCATTTTGCAGAGTGTGAGACTGCCTGAGACTGTCCCTCCACACCACCCAGGAGTGCAGCCATTCTGGCAAGGCATATCCAGCACTGACCTGCAGGCTGCTTACCACTTACATCATGACTTTGGCTTCGTCGATAAACTCATCCTCTGACATGGAGCCCTCCCTGATCATCTTGATAGCAACGTTGTACTGGCCTCTCCATTTTCCGTACTTCACCACACCAAACTGCCCCGTccccagttccttcaggaaGGTCAGATCCTTCGGGTCAATCTCCCACGACCCTAGGACAGAGAGTGCGAGCATAATGTGGGTGCAGGTGACCTCCCGGTAGGGTGCTCCCAGTCATCTGATTGAGCAAGCCCAAGAAGAGCTCACGAGCATGTGCTGCCTGAAAAACCATCCCAAAAAATCTACGAAATCTGAGACCTGTTCTTCCAGGGGATGGGGAGCAAAGTAGCTTGTGGTGTCTCTTAGTCAGTAGTCACCAGAGGGACAGTGAGTGTTGGGAAGTGATTCCTGGGAAAGCTGTGAGCCCTGCTGCCATGGGACAGCCAGGATCCCAGCCCTGGAAAGTTACTGCCACTAGAGATGGGCCCTGCAACCAGGGAACCATGAGGTAGCCCAGGCCAGCTTACCATAGCCGAGGCCAGCTGTGGAAGGAGCACTTTTCTGGTGTTGAG from the Gymnogyps californianus isolate 813 chromosome 9, ASM1813914v2, whole genome shotgun sequence genome contains:
- the TIMM8A gene encoding mitochondrial import inner membrane translocase subunit Tim8 A; protein product: MDAPSAAGLGGADPQLQRFIEVETQKQRFQQLVHQMTELCWEKCMDKPGPKLDSRAETCFVNCVERFIDTSQFILNRLEQTQKSKSAFSESLSD